TGAAAATCGTTTTGTTTTTGCCACGCAGGATGTTAGCCGCTTCCACGGCTACGCGACCAAGCACTTTGCCGGCAGCGTCAATTACATACCACTTGCGCTCTACTTCTTGCGGTTTGGCTGAGAAGGTCTTCATGGTTTCGTTATTCGTTCTCGTTTTCGGCTTCTTGCCGTTTCTTCCAATCAGGGGTGAAGTTACCTAATGTTATTCGGGACTTATGTCAATCGAATTTTCATCTTATCCTGTTTTTTCTCTCATTTCCCGCCCCACTCCATTCTCGAGAGAACGAGCAAACGGGTAAGAAAAATCCTTCTTCGGCACAAGATGCTTGTCTATCGGAATTTATCATCTATACTAAGTCGCGTGCGCGATTTCGCACACAATAGTAACTCAACAAGGAGATCATTATTATTCCCAGTAATTCATCACCCGGCCGGCCCTCAGGGAACGGCAACCGTCCTGCAGGAAAGCCCGGCAACACTTCCGGACCGCGTCAGGGAGCTCCCGGATCGCGACCTGCCGGTACATCCGGACCGCGCCAAGGAACCCCCGGTTCCCGTCCGGGAGCAGCAAAACCAGGCACTGGCGCTGCAAAGCCAGGAACAGGAGTACCTGCTGGCAGATCGACAGCAGGCGGCGGTAGATCCGGCCCGGGACATCCTAAAAGAAGAGGAGGTTCAAGATCCGGAGGCAGACACAATCAGAACAATTGGAAAAAGTCTGAGCCCAAGGATGAAAACGATGCCGAAGAACAAATCGAACTCGAAGGCGTCATCAGTTCCGTACTGGCAGGCACTATGTTCCGCGTCAAATTGCCAAGTGGCCACGAAGTCCTCGCCCACATCTCCGGCAAAATGCGCAAGCGTTTTATCCGTCTCGTCGTCGGAGATAAAGTCCGCATGGAAATGTCTCCCTATGACACGACGAAAGCCCGTATTACGTTCCGAATCGGTTAATTCCCTTCTCCTTGCCTATTTCCCTGATCTTTCCGAAACGTCCGCATCACACTGCGGGCGTTTTTTTGTAGATTTTCCCAGACTTTTCTGCATGATCGGAAACGATGAAAGTATGTAGTTGCCAAGAAATGCAGGTCGCCGAACAACAATTGATCGCGTCAGGCACACCCGCGCTGGATCTCATGAACCAGGCCGCACGAAACATCGCCGAAGCCATCATCCGTTTCTATCCCCAACCCGGCCTATGCATCGCCTTCACCGGAAAAGGCAATAACGGAGGCGATGCCATCGCCGTATTGAACATTCTGCAACAATGCGGATGGGAAGCCGATATCGCCCATCCCTACCCCACCGAAGAATGGGGAGAACTCGCACGGCTCCAGCTTTCGCGCCTATCCCGTCCTTTGTGGAAGAAGGAAACCCATCCCTCCGGCCGGGAATTCCCCCATATCCTCCTGCTGGACGGCCTTCTAGGACTGGGAGCCAAAGGAGACTTACGGCCTGAAATTGCCGCCTGCTGCCGTACCATCAACCGCATGAGACAATCCTCCAACGCCTTCCACACCTGGGCTATCGACCTTCCCACGGGAATCGATGGCGACACCGGGGAAGTCTCGGATGACGCCGTTGTCGCAGACCACACATCAGTCATCGGAGGAGTTAAACAGGGACTCCTCGCCGACAGTGCCACATCGTACGCCGGGCGTCTCGTTTCCATCCCCATGGACGGGCTGGAACTCCCGGACTCCTGCAGCGAACGTATCCTGATTGACTCCTATCTGCTACGCCGATTCCCGATCCACCGTCCCTACGAACTCTTTAAAAACCAGGCAGGACATGTTGCCGTCATCGCCGGATCGTACAGCATGCCGGGTGCCGCCAGACTGTGTTCCGAAGCAGCTCTGCGGGCAGGAGCCGGACTCGTAACCCTCTTCGTCACGGAAGAACTTTACCCGATTCTCGCCCCGGCACTTCCTCCGGAAATCATGATCAAGCCAGTCTCCGGTTTCGATCAATGCGAACCGGATCATTACCAAACACTTCTCATCGGCCCCGGATTGGGAACCATTTCCGAAAAAAACGCCCGGATCATCCACGGCTTCATCCGAGAATTCCAAGGAACCATCGTTCTGGATGCCGATGGCCTCAACTGTGCCGCACGGGAAAACTGGACGCTCGGCCCCAATGTCCTGGCAACCCCGCATCCCGGTGAAATGAAACGCCTGCTTCATACAGACACCTCCTGCCTCACCCGGGAAGAAATTGTCCGGGAATTCACCCGACGTCACGAAGCAGCCCTTATTTATAAAGGAGCCCGCTCCATTGTCACTGCATCCGGAGCCCCCGTTTTCTACAACTCGTCAGGCGGACCGGCCATGGCAACAGCCGGACAGGGCGATGTCCTGGCAGGAGTCTGCGCCGGGTGGTGCGCACAGGGCCTGGCACCCGTCCAATCCGCCCTGCTCTCCACCTACCTCTGCGGATGCGCTTCGGAAATCCTCCTGGCAACCAGGCGGCAAACCGAGCAAACCCTTTGTGCGGGCGACACCCTCCGCGCCCTGCCCCTTGCCATCCGTTCCATCTCCGAAGCCTCCCTGCCATGAGTCCTAAACTTCAAGACCTCCCCGACGAATTCCTACCTCGGGAAAAACTTGTCCGCCATGGAAGAGAATCCCTCTCCGCATCCGAACTCATCGCCATTCTTTTGCGGACCGGCACGGCCGGATGCAACGTTCTCGATGTCTCGGCAGAGCTCATCCGCCAAGCGGGATCGCTCGATGCCCTCGCACGCATGGAAGCTTCAGACATCAGCGGGCTAATCAAAGGCATCGGTTCAGCCAAGGCAGCCACCCTGGCCGCCGCCTTCGAGCTGGGAGCTCGGGCCATCCAGGAAGCTTCCAGCCGCATCCCCCTCTCCAGCCCCGATGCAGTCTATGACTACCTCATCAAAGATACCCGCCGCCTGGATCAGGAAGGGGTTTTCGTCCTCCTGCTCGACACCCGCTCGTGTATCATCCGGAAATGTACCATCTCCCTCGGCTCCCTCAACGAATCCATCGCACACCCGCGTGACATCCTCCGCCCCGCCATTGTTCATCAGGCCCACGCATTCATTCTCGCCCACAACCACCCAAGCGGCAATCCGGCTCCCAGCAGAGCCGACGACCAGACAACAACCCGTATCGCCGATGCCGCCCAACTGCTCGGTATTCAATTCTACGACCACATCATCATGGGAACCCCCACTTCGCTAATGCCCCGCAATTATTATAGTTACAAAGCCAGCGGCATGCTCGGCAAGCATACTTCCCGGCATTGAAAATTCATTGCCGCCTCGGTTACAAAACAAAAAAAACTCTATCTACCAGCAACAAAAAGGGCCGGTCTTTCACCCGGCCCGGATCGCTAGCGGATTTGATCACTTTCCAACCAGCAAGGGGACAAGATGATCCTTGTCATTCATGAAAGTAACCTTGCTCGGATATTTGGCAATGAAGGCATCGTATTTATCTGCTGCAATGACAAAATTGAACTGATTCGGACCGGTAAATTGGATACGTCCCCCTGTCGTATAATAGGCAGACACTTCCGATGGCATCTCGACTCCTCCCACAATTCCTTCAAGGATACCTGCCGTTAATTCGTTTTTGTTGTCTGTATTGTTGTTCATAGTATGTATGAGCAAATGGGGTTTATGTCATAGCGTAACGAATCAAGAAGGGAAAAGTTACTCCTTGGCATTACAGAAAAACCCCTTGCAGTATCTAGCATTTGCAAGGGGTTTCTCAAGTATTTTGGCGGAGAGAGAGGGATTCGAACCCTCGGTACGGTCTCCCGCACGTTCGATTTCGAGTCGAGTGCCTTAAACCAACTCAGCCATCTCTCCGCGTAACGGCAAGTTACCTACTATAAAGTTCGGCACGTGTAAAGCACCTATTCACAGGGAATGGACGAATCGTAAGATCATGTCCGGATTTCTGCATGATTTTGAAATATTTCCATGAAAAACAACGTATTCGTATACCGTGAAATCTATTCTCTTTTCTTCGCTTATGATTCCAGCCTTTCTCTGTGTCTCTCCATTGGGGCATACTATGGAACAGGCACCCGCCTCTGCAATCACCATGCCGGAAAAAACGCCCCTGACGGCAGCGCAAGCACTTATTCAACGCGTTTTACCTCAACATGCGACATCGTTCATTTGCGAACTGATTCCCGATGAAGGAGGCATGGATGCCTTTGAAGTCGATGTCCGCAACAACAAAATTGTCCTCCGCGGCAATAACGGGATCAGTCTGGCAATGGCCTTCAACTGGTACCTACGCTACAATGCCATGACCAGTTATGATTGGCAGGCCATTAAGCCCCTGGAAGTCAAGGGGCCTCTGCCTTTGCCTCACGAAAAAACACGCCACGTCTGCAAAGCCAAAGAGCGTTTTTTCCTGAATTATTGTACCTACGGCTATACTTTCCCTTACACGGATGCTGCCGGCTGGCAGCGTTTTTTGGACTGGATGGCGATGAACGGAGTAAATCGCCCTCTGATTCACGGAGGACAGGAAGCGACCTGGCTACGCGTCTGGAAATCGTACGGGTTGACGGAAAAGCAGATTCTTTCCTTCTTTACGGCTCCCGCCCACCTGCCATGGCATCGAATGGCCAATATCGATAAGTGGGGCGGTCCGCTACCCATGGCCTATATTGAGGGACAGCAAAAAATCCAGGAACAAATTCTGCGAGAAGCCCGTGCTCTGGGCATGAAACCCATTCTGGCCGGGTTTGCCGGCCATGTCCCGGAAGCCCTGAAAACAATACGTCCCGATGCAAAAATTACTTCTATCCACCCTTGGGGTGGTTTCAAAAAATACAATACCTGGTTCCTTGATGCTACGGATCCCCTCTTCAACGATATTCAGAAACGTTTCCTGAACGAACAAACGGCTATGTACGGTACAGACCACCTCTATGCCGCCGATCCTTTCAATGAAATCACTCCGCCAAGCTGGGAGGCGGATTATATTGCAGGTGTCGCACAAAGTATCAGCAAGGGTATGCAAGAGGCCGATCCACAAGCCGTCTGGTACCAAATGGGATGGACATTCGATTTCATGCCCCGGTGGCAGGAGAAAAACAAGGACGGCAAAACACCTCTGGACGGTATGCTCTCCTCCCTTCCTTCAGGTAAAATGGTTCTTCTGGAATACATGGGTGAAGAACGGGAACTCTACCGTAAGACGGATCGCTTCAAGAACGCTCCCTTCATTTGGAACTTCCTGG
This is a stretch of genomic DNA from Akkermansia sp. N21116. It encodes these proteins:
- a CDS encoding alpha-N-acetylglucosaminidase, which encodes MEQAPASAITMPEKTPLTAAQALIQRVLPQHATSFICELIPDEGGMDAFEVDVRNNKIVLRGNNGISLAMAFNWYLRYNAMTSYDWQAIKPLEVKGPLPLPHEKTRHVCKAKERFFLNYCTYGYTFPYTDAAGWQRFLDWMAMNGVNRPLIHGGQEATWLRVWKSYGLTEKQILSFFTAPAHLPWHRMANIDKWGGPLPMAYIEGQQKIQEQILREARALGMKPILAGFAGHVPEALKTIRPDAKITSIHPWGGFKKYNTWFLDATDPLFNDIQKRFLNEQTAMYGTDHLYAADPFNEITPPSWEADYIAGVAQSISKGMQEADPQAVWYQMGWTFDFMPRWQEKNKDGKTPLDGMLSSLPSGKMVLLEYMGEERELYRKTDRFKNAPFIWNFLANFGGNTYQYAPLQKIAGSIASAMKVPNCTGVGSTLEGIAAYPVGFEYTLEAPWHADAAPDMKVWYDAYARRRAGSNDPAVVKGWNILINEVFNRYPVSYRDRSSVCTRRPVFDQKSFAQLPDTALGELPQVRNKEMMRSMVHALRSMLQATQESKNSDAFRYDVVNLLRQIIAYETDNTQPALLSAFKRGDKVEFDRQADKMLNLIRDLDRLVGTRHEFLTGAWIDKARTWGNTPEEKDYYEKNARQILTTWGAPGAGLTDYAKREWQGLLKDYYLPRWEEFISRLRSTIGTDKSFDSRAFTKWCIQHEGQWVERNGNGYPTVPQGDSVQIATDILNKYYPVQN
- the radC gene encoding DNA repair protein RadC, whose product is MSPKLQDLPDEFLPREKLVRHGRESLSASELIAILLRTGTAGCNVLDVSAELIRQAGSLDALARMEASDISGLIKGIGSAKAATLAAAFELGARAIQEASSRIPLSSPDAVYDYLIKDTRRLDQEGVFVLLLDTRSCIIRKCTISLGSLNESIAHPRDILRPAIVHQAHAFILAHNHPSGNPAPSRADDQTTTRIADAAQLLGIQFYDHIIMGTPTSLMPRNYYSYKASGMLGKHTSRH
- a CDS encoding NAD(P)H-hydrate dehydratase, which gives rise to MKVCSCQEMQVAEQQLIASGTPALDLMNQAARNIAEAIIRFYPQPGLCIAFTGKGNNGGDAIAVLNILQQCGWEADIAHPYPTEEWGELARLQLSRLSRPLWKKETHPSGREFPHILLLDGLLGLGAKGDLRPEIAACCRTINRMRQSSNAFHTWAIDLPTGIDGDTGEVSDDAVVADHTSVIGGVKQGLLADSATSYAGRLVSIPMDGLELPDSCSERILIDSYLLRRFPIHRPYELFKNQAGHVAVIAGSYSMPGAARLCSEAALRAGAGLVTLFVTEELYPILAPALPPEIMIKPVSGFDQCEPDHYQTLLIGPGLGTISEKNARIIHGFIREFQGTIVLDADGLNCAARENWTLGPNVLATPHPGEMKRLLHTDTSCLTREEIVREFTRRHEAALIYKGARSIVTASGAPVFYNSSGGPAMATAGQGDVLAGVCAGWCAQGLAPVQSALLSTYLCGCASEILLATRRQTEQTLCAGDTLRALPLAIRSISEASLP
- the infA gene encoding translation initiation factor IF-1, with product MELEGVISSVLAGTMFRVKLPSGHEVLAHISGKMRKRFIRLVVGDKVRMEMSPYDTTKARITFRIG